In Mucilaginibacter celer, one DNA window encodes the following:
- a CDS encoding fumarylacetoacetate hydrolase family protein, whose protein sequence is MKLYKLAKGSLLQHNGSSYIIDDEWDKLINRDELAAYLELITTDTTALAADVEAEYLNGKILPPIGNQEVWAAGVTYLRSRDARMEESETGASLYDKVYDAPRPELFFKSLAHRVSGHNGEVYIRKDSDWNVPEPELTLFINSNGRIQGYTIGNDMSSRSIEGENALYLPQAKVYEKSAALGPCLYVTSSPISAETAIGMKIKRNGELIFEDETTVSRIKRSFIELTGYLYSECDFPYGCFLMTGTCLVPPPSFALQVGDVVQISIDHIGTMINTVAINKKHNH, encoded by the coding sequence ATGAAACTATATAAATTAGCCAAAGGCAGCTTACTGCAGCATAACGGTTCGTCGTATATTATTGACGACGAATGGGATAAACTGATTAACCGCGATGAGCTGGCTGCATACCTCGAATTAATCACTACGGATACTACCGCTTTGGCAGCTGATGTAGAAGCCGAGTACCTGAACGGAAAAATACTACCACCGATTGGAAACCAGGAGGTATGGGCGGCAGGTGTAACCTATTTACGCAGCCGGGATGCCCGCATGGAAGAATCGGAAACAGGCGCAAGTTTGTATGATAAGGTTTATGATGCACCCCGGCCCGAGTTATTTTTTAAATCGCTTGCTCATCGTGTATCGGGCCACAACGGCGAAGTTTATATCCGTAAAGATTCGGATTGGAATGTTCCCGAACCCGAGCTAACCTTGTTTATAAACAGCAATGGCAGGATCCAGGGATATACTATTGGCAACGATATGAGTTCGCGCAGCATCGAAGGCGAAAATGCTTTGTATCTGCCCCAGGCTAAGGTGTACGAAAAAAGCGCTGCGCTGGGGCCATGCCTGTATGTTACCTCGTCGCCTATTTCGGCCGAAACGGCGATCGGCATGAAGATAAAGCGTAACGGTGAATTGATTTTTGAGGATGAAACTACTGTATCGCGCATTAAACGCTCGTTTATCGAACTCACCGGGTATTTATACAGCGAATGCGATTTTCCTTACGGATGCTTTTTAATGACCGGGACTTGCCTCGTTCCGCCACCTTCCTTTGCTTTGCAGGTTGGCGACGTGGTGCAGATCAGCATCGACCATATAGGTACAATGATAAATACCGTGGCTATTAATAAAAAGCATAATCACTAA
- a CDS encoding glycoside hydrolase family 172 protein, whose product MVKNYFLTICLFVIVASYAKAQQKFNGLDVGLGNLYRVSDAKTRSISPENFTGEKGKGGMATEGTGANAARDLGQTWKVSPSVVIKKHTTFTVAEINGSGAIQHIWMTPTGNWRYSIIRFYWDDETTPSVEVPVGDFFCMGWGKYAPVQSLAVAVNPGSAFNCYWPMPFRKKCRITMENIDDADMVLYYQVDYILTDVPEDAGYFHAQFRRVNPLPYKKDFVLVDSIKGKGQYVGTYIAYGSNKNGWWGEGEIKFFMDGDTKFPTINGTGTEDYFCGSYDFDTHHKDAEGKEKPGTEYTEFCSPYSGLPQVIRGDGHYGIAQRFGLYRWHIADPIRFEKSLKVTIQALGWRHDGRYMPLQDDIASTVFWYQTGEHGPFPKLPSRDELEVN is encoded by the coding sequence ATGGTGAAAAATTATTTTTTAACGATCTGCCTGTTTGTTATTGTTGCTTCGTACGCTAAGGCGCAGCAAAAATTTAATGGTCTTGATGTGGGGTTGGGTAATCTTTACCGGGTATCCGATGCCAAAACAAGGTCGATAAGTCCCGAAAATTTTACTGGCGAAAAGGGTAAAGGTGGCATGGCTACCGAAGGCACCGGAGCCAATGCCGCCCGCGATCTGGGGCAAACCTGGAAGGTAAGCCCAAGCGTTGTTATAAAAAAGCACACCACATTTACTGTTGCCGAAATAAACGGTTCGGGTGCTATTCAGCATATCTGGATGACGCCTACCGGTAACTGGCGTTATTCTATCATCCGTTTTTATTGGGACGATGAAACCACCCCTTCGGTAGAGGTGCCCGTAGGCGATTTTTTTTGTATGGGATGGGGCAAATACGCGCCTGTACAATCGCTGGCGGTGGCGGTTAACCCGGGCAGTGCTTTTAATTGTTACTGGCCGATGCCTTTCCGCAAAAAATGCCGCATCACCATGGAAAATATTGATGATGCCGATATGGTGCTCTATTACCAGGTTGATTACATCTTGACGGATGTGCCCGAAGATGCCGGTTATTTCCATGCGCAGTTTCGCAGGGTAAACCCGCTGCCTTATAAAAAAGATTTTGTGTTGGTGGATAGCATTAAAGGTAAAGGCCAGTATGTGGGTACCTATATTGCCTACGGCTCCAACAAAAACGGTTGGTGGGGCGAGGGCGAGATTAAATTTTTTATGGATGGCGATACCAAATTCCCCACAATAAACGGAACAGGCACGGAAGATTACTTTTGCGGATCGTATGATTTTGATACCCACCACAAGGATGCCGAAGGCAAGGAAAAACCGGGTACAGAATATACCGAATTTTGCAGCCCCTACAGCGGCTTGCCACAAGTGATCCGTGGCGACGGACATTACGGCATTGCCCAGCGCTTCGGTTTGTACCGCTGGCATATTGCTGATCCCATCCGTTTTGAAAAAAGCCTGAAAGTTACCATACAGGCCTTGGGCTGGCGGCATGATGGCCGTTACATGCCTTTGCAGGATGATATTGCTTCTACCGTTTTCTGGTACCAGACAGGCGAACACGGCCCTTTTCCTAAATTACCTTCACGCGACGAACTGGAAGTAAACTGA
- the fucP gene encoding L-fucose:H+ symporter permease, with product MSKNNTLFAVALITSLFFIWGFALNLNPILIPHLKKACQLNDLQSSLIDSASYIAYFILPIPAAQFMKKYGYKGGIILGLILFAIGAFLFFPAAAVRNYAFFLTALFIVFSGAAFLETAANPYITVLGDPAGAERRINFSQSFNGLAATLAPLIGGNYILSGKVLTDAESSKMSPEQLNEYLNHEASSVQIPFLVIGAVVLVVAFLIYRTHFPPIVEETSEDAMNDHRPLGTRIAELLTIKSLRAGIFAEFLYVGAQAGVSSFFIRYSEKVAGFAEKPASYYLTIASAGFMAGRFIGTLLMRYFNPVKLLITYAVINIFLIALAVTLHGEIAVYALMCTWFFMSIMFPTIFSLSIRGLGAKTKLGSSLVIMGIVGGAIFPVIMGRVSDATHSIQWAYVVPGFCFFGILLFAINNYKVKKLAISGSH from the coding sequence ATGTCAAAAAACAACACGCTATTTGCAGTAGCATTAATTACCTCCCTGTTTTTTATCTGGGGATTTGCACTTAATCTTAACCCGATATTAATTCCGCACCTTAAAAAAGCCTGCCAGTTAAATGATTTGCAATCATCGCTTATCGACTCGGCGTCCTATATCGCCTATTTTATTCTGCCTATTCCCGCCGCGCAGTTCATGAAAAAATATGGCTATAAAGGGGGGATTATTTTAGGCTTGATACTTTTTGCTATAGGCGCGTTCCTGTTTTTCCCGGCGGCGGCAGTTCGCAACTATGCCTTCTTTTTAACGGCGCTGTTCATCGTTTTTTCGGGCGCAGCTTTCCTTGAAACAGCTGCCAATCCTTATATCACCGTATTGGGCGACCCTGCAGGTGCCGAGCGCCGTATCAATTTCTCCCAATCATTTAACGGCCTTGCGGCTACGCTTGCACCCCTTATCGGTGGAAATTATATTCTTTCAGGAAAAGTATTAACCGATGCCGAATCGAGCAAAATGTCGCCCGAACAGTTAAATGAATATCTTAATCATGAGGCTTCATCGGTACAAATTCCGTTTTTAGTAATAGGTGCCGTGGTGCTTGTAGTGGCTTTCTTAATTTACCGTACACACTTCCCGCCAATTGTTGAAGAAACCAGCGAAGACGCTATGAATGATCACAGGCCGCTGGGTACCCGTATAGCCGAGCTGTTGACAATAAAAAGCCTGAGGGCGGGTATCTTTGCCGAGTTTTTGTACGTTGGGGCACAAGCCGGTGTAAGCAGTTTCTTTATCCGTTATTCAGAAAAAGTTGCCGGGTTTGCCGAAAAGCCTGCTTCTTACTACCTCACCATTGCCTCTGCAGGTTTTATGGCGGGTAGATTTATAGGCACTTTGCTGATGCGCTACTTTAACCCGGTTAAATTGCTGATAACCTATGCCGTTATCAATATCTTCCTGATAGCCCTTGCGGTAACATTGCATGGTGAAATTGCCGTTTACGCGTTGATGTGTACCTGGTTCTTCATGTCTATCATGTTCCCTACCATATTTTCATTAAGTATCCGCGGTTTGGGCGCTAAAACCAAATTAGGTTCATCGCTGGTAATTATGGGTATTGTTGGTGGTGCTATATTCCCTGTAATCATGGGTCGGGTATCTGATGCTACACACAGCATTCAGTGGGCCTACGTTGTACCGGGCTTTTGCTTTTTCGGGATATTACTTTTTGCTATTAACAATTATAAAGTTAAAAAGCTGGCCATATCAGGCTCGCATTAA
- a CDS encoding SDR family oxidoreductase, with protein MNLQLTDKVIIVTGGAKGIGEGIAKVLASEGAIPVIVGRNEADNLKTVQEIESIGGEAHQVVAELTDPKASENAINEVVAKYGRIDGLVNNAGVNDGVGLESGDYKGFIASLHKNVVHYYLMAHYALPELKKSKGAILNITSKTADTGQGNTSGYAASNGGRNALTREWAVELLKYGIRVNALVVAECWTPLYANWIKTLPDPEAKLKEIESKIPLENRMTTAEEIANTVAFLLSPVSSHTTGQLIYVDGGYVHLDRALANA; from the coding sequence ATGAATTTACAACTTACAGATAAGGTAATCATAGTTACCGGCGGTGCAAAGGGCATAGGCGAGGGTATAGCAAAGGTTTTGGCATCAGAAGGTGCCATACCCGTAATTGTGGGCCGTAACGAAGCGGACAACCTGAAAACCGTGCAGGAAATTGAATCTATAGGCGGCGAAGCGCACCAGGTAGTTGCCGAATTAACTGATCCCAAAGCCAGCGAGAACGCCATTAACGAGGTAGTGGCCAAATACGGCCGCATTGACGGCCTGGTAAACAACGCCGGCGTAAACGATGGCGTCGGCCTTGAAAGCGGCGATTACAAGGGCTTTATCGCATCGCTGCATAAAAACGTAGTGCATTATTACCTGATGGCGCATTATGCCCTGCCCGAACTTAAAAAATCAAAAGGGGCCATCCTTAATATCACCTCAAAAACTGCCGATACCGGCCAGGGAAATACATCAGGCTATGCGGCATCAAACGGAGGCCGTAATGCGCTTACGCGTGAGTGGGCTGTTGAACTGTTAAAATACGGTATCCGGGTAAATGCCCTGGTAGTGGCCGAATGCTGGACCCCGCTTTATGCCAACTGGATTAAAACCCTGCCTGATCCTGAAGCTAAACTGAAGGAAATTGAATCGAAAATTCCGCTCGAAAACAGGATGACTACTGCCGAAGAGATTGCCAATACTGTGGCGTTTTTACTGTCGCCGGTATCAAGCCATACTACAGGGCAGTTAATTTATGTTGATGGCGGGTATGTGCATTTGGATAGGGCTTTGGCTAATGCTTAG
- a CDS encoding Crp/Fnr family transcriptional regulator, which translates to MPLNLILNNLEKHIHLTHEEQDIFTAYLQPKKIKRKQYLLTYGEVCKYSAFVTSGCLRGYTVDKSGIEHVLSFAPADWWIADMYSLISQKPGIQNIEALEDTDMLLLSKANQEKLYLQIPKFEHFFRILAENSLVASQQRLIDSLSLTAEERYNNFCKRYPTLIDHLPQKQIASYIGVTPEFFSRMKGEMVRKK; encoded by the coding sequence ATGCCGCTTAACCTGATACTCAATAACCTCGAAAAACATATCCACCTTACGCACGAAGAGCAGGATATTTTCACCGCCTACCTTCAGCCTAAAAAAATAAAGCGTAAGCAGTATTTACTTACCTATGGCGAGGTGTGCAAATACTCGGCCTTTGTAACCTCGGGCTGTTTACGAGGATATACCGTTGATAAAAGCGGCATTGAACATGTATTAAGTTTCGCGCCTGCCGATTGGTGGATTGCCGATATGTACAGCCTGATCTCGCAAAAACCCGGAATACAAAATATCGAGGCCTTGGAAGATACCGATATGCTGCTGCTATCCAAAGCTAACCAGGAAAAACTATACCTGCAAATACCTAAGTTTGAGCACTTTTTCAGGATCCTCGCCGAAAACTCATTAGTGGCAAGCCAACAACGATTAATAGATAGCCTGAGCCTCACCGCCGAAGAACGCTATAACAATTTTTGCAAGCGCTATCCAACCCTGATAGATCACCTCCCACAAAAACAAATAGCATCATACATCGGTGTTACCCCCGAATTTTTTAGCAGGATGAAGGGGGAAATGGTGAGGAAGAAGTGA
- a CDS encoding GLPGLI family protein has protein sequence MKKILTLTTLLILTANLLMAQANKHFTFHGVIEYDKTSNVWAMLQKAINKDNETWYQPRYEQYKKNKPQFKVLKSTLKFGNNQTLFTPIEPETPTAGYWSEPMMVSQNSTIFSDFNTGMSTSQKSVFEETFLVKDTTRRIKWKLTGETREIAGYPCRRANGLILDSIYVVAFYTEEIPVSGGPESFNGLPGMILGVALPHENVTWFATKVSELPIDEKSLTAPKKGKAATNKSFMTVLQNAMKDWGTEGKEYLKGFSL, from the coding sequence ATGAAAAAGATATTAACCCTTACAACCCTACTTATATTAACTGCCAACCTGCTGATGGCGCAGGCCAACAAGCATTTTACCTTTCATGGTGTTATTGAATACGACAAAACATCAAATGTATGGGCAATGCTGCAAAAAGCTATTAATAAAGACAATGAAACCTGGTACCAGCCCAGGTACGAACAATACAAAAAAAACAAGCCTCAGTTTAAAGTACTAAAAAGTACCCTGAAATTTGGCAACAACCAAACCTTGTTTACACCTATTGAGCCGGAAACACCAACGGCCGGTTATTGGAGCGAGCCGATGATGGTATCACAAAACAGTACTATATTTTCTGATTTCAACACCGGAATGAGCACCAGCCAAAAAAGTGTATTTGAAGAAACCTTTTTAGTAAAAGATACTACCCGCCGCATTAAATGGAAGCTTACCGGCGAAACCCGCGAAATTGCAGGCTATCCGTGTCGCCGGGCCAACGGACTGATCCTCGATTCGATTTACGTAGTAGCATTTTATACCGAGGAAATCCCTGTTTCGGGCGGTCCCGAATCATTTAATGGCTTGCCGGGGATGATATTGGGGGTAGCCCTCCCACACGAAAACGTAACCTGGTTTGCCACCAAAGTTAGCGAACTACCTATCGACGAAAAATCGCTAACAGCACCTAAAAAAGGTAAAGCAGCCACCAATAAAAGCTTCATGACCGTTTTACAAAACGCAATGAAAGATTGGGGTACCGAGGGGAAGGAGTATTTGAAAGGATTTTCGTTATGA
- a CDS encoding pirin family protein, with the protein MAQTVLHKANTRGHADHGWLHSYQSFSFAGYYNPDRMHFGALRVLNDDTVDPGMGFGKHPHDNMEIISIPLEGDLEHKDSMNNVAVIKNGDIQAMSAGTGIFHSEYNFDRASEVKFLQIWIYPNKRNVEPRYDQISLNLEDRHNKLQQVLSPNPDDAGVWIHQDAWFHLGKFDKGVSTKYTIKKEGNGVYAFVLNGEVVINGETLNSRDALGIWDTDKFNIEAGTDAEFLLIDVPMKF; encoded by the coding sequence ATGGCACAGACCGTTTTACATAAAGCAAACACCCGCGGACATGCAGACCACGGCTGGTTGCACAGCTACCAATCGTTCAGTTTTGCAGGTTATTACAATCCCGACAGGATGCATTTTGGCGCATTGAGGGTATTGAATGATGATACTGTTGATCCGGGAATGGGTTTCGGCAAGCACCCGCACGATAATATGGAAATTATCTCTATTCCGCTGGAAGGCGATTTGGAGCACAAAGATAGTATGAACAACGTGGCCGTAATAAAAAACGGCGATATCCAGGCCATGAGCGCCGGTACCGGAATTTTTCACAGCGAATATAACTTTGATCGTGCAAGCGAAGTAAAATTTCTACAGATCTGGATTTATCCTAATAAACGTAACGTTGAGCCGCGCTACGATCAGATCTCTTTAAACCTGGAAGACAGACATAATAAATTACAACAGGTATTATCACCTAACCCCGATGACGCGGGCGTATGGATTCACCAGGATGCCTGGTTTCATTTGGGCAAATTTGACAAGGGTGTAAGTACCAAATACACTATTAAAAAAGAAGGTAACGGTGTTTACGCTTTTGTATTAAATGGCGAAGTAGTTATCAATGGCGAAACCTTAAACAGCCGCGATGCTTTAGGCATTTGGGATACTGATAAATTTAACATTGAAGCTGGTACCGATGCCGAATTTTTGCTGATAGACGTACCCATGAAATTTTAA